In a genomic window of Flavobacterium sp. KACC 22761:
- a CDS encoding glycoside hydrolase family 2 protein: MRKIIMLCFAFLFIGKTIAQEVPLLSNISARNNINLNGQWRYIVDPLENGYYDYRLMPLKSNGFFENKKFNTTELSEYNFATSAVMQIPSDWNSKDERLFFYEGTVWFEKDFNYKKDAKTKGILHFGAVNYDAKVYVNGKLAGTHIGGYTPFNFDVTNLLVDGNNFVVVKADNKRHKDNVPTVNMDWWNYGGITRDVNLAQVPNTYIEDYLVQLNKNEKISGWIKLNNETANESVSVSIPELKIKKEIKTDAKGMAYFEIKANPVLWTPEIPKLYEVKISKADENLVDQIGFRTIETKGKEILLNGKKVFLRGISIHEEAPFRSGRAWSTEDAHTLLTWAKELGCNYVRLAHYPHNENMVKEAEKMGLMIWSEVPVYWTISWTNPDTYANAEHQLHDMIYRDKNRCGIVIWSIANETPHGDDRDAFLSKLAKYARTQDNSRLISMAMEVTKSPNNINTLQDNMNEYVDIVSFNQYLGWYRGTNESCKDMQWVIPYNKPVIISEFGGEALQGLHGDKKERWNEEYQEELYIQNTQMFNRIEGLAGVSPWILVDFRSPRRQLPDIQDFFNRKGLISSGGIKKKAFYVMKDWYAQKEKEYKDN, encoded by the coding sequence ATGAGAAAAATTATAATGCTGTGCTTTGCTTTTTTGTTTATCGGAAAAACAATAGCGCAGGAAGTGCCACTTTTGTCAAATATTTCGGCAAGAAACAATATTAACTTAAACGGACAATGGCGTTATATTGTTGATCCGCTCGAAAACGGATATTATGATTATCGTTTGATGCCTTTAAAAAGCAATGGATTTTTCGAAAACAAAAAATTCAATACGACAGAACTTTCAGAATATAATTTTGCAACCTCGGCAGTCATGCAGATTCCGTCAGATTGGAATTCAAAAGATGAAAGATTGTTTTTTTATGAAGGAACAGTTTGGTTTGAAAAAGACTTTAATTATAAAAAAGATGCCAAAACCAAAGGCATTCTTCATTTTGGAGCTGTAAATTATGATGCAAAAGTATATGTAAACGGAAAACTGGCAGGAACTCATATTGGCGGTTATACGCCTTTTAATTTTGATGTAACCAATTTGCTTGTTGACGGAAATAATTTTGTAGTAGTAAAAGCAGATAACAAACGTCATAAAGACAATGTTCCGACCGTAAATATGGATTGGTGGAATTATGGCGGAATTACAAGAGATGTAAATTTAGCGCAAGTTCCGAATACCTATATTGAAGATTATTTGGTTCAATTGAACAAAAACGAAAAAATTTCGGGTTGGATAAAATTAAATAATGAAACAGCAAACGAATCGGTTTCGGTTTCAATTCCAGAATTAAAAATCAAAAAAGAGATCAAGACTGATGCGAAAGGAATGGCTTATTTTGAAATCAAAGCCAATCCAGTTTTGTGGACACCAGAAATTCCAAAATTATATGAAGTAAAAATTAGCAAGGCAGATGAAAATTTAGTGGACCAAATTGGCTTCAGAACGATTGAAACAAAAGGAAAAGAAATTCTGTTAAACGGAAAAAAAGTCTTTTTGCGAGGCATAAGTATTCACGAAGAAGCGCCTTTTAGATCGGGAAGAGCTTGGTCAACAGAAGATGCTCATACTTTGCTGACTTGGGCAAAAGAATTGGGTTGCAATTATGTTCGTTTAGCGCATTATCCGCACAATGAAAATATGGTGAAAGAAGCAGAAAAAATGGGATTAATGATTTGGTCAGAAGTTCCAGTTTATTGGACTATTTCATGGACAAATCCAGATACTTATGCCAATGCAGAGCATCAATTGCACGACATGATATACCGAGATAAAAATCGTTGTGGTATCGTAATTTGGTCAATTGCAAATGAAACGCCACATGGTGACGACCGAGATGCTTTTTTAAGCAAATTGGCGAAATATGCTCGTACGCAAGACAATTCCCGCTTAATAAGCATGGCGATGGAAGTGACAAAAAGCCCAAACAACATCAATACATTGCAAGACAATATGAACGAATATGTTGATATTGTGAGTTTCAATCAATATCTTGGTTGGTATCGAGGAACAAATGAATCTTGCAAGGACATGCAATGGGTAATTCCGTACAACAAACCCGTAATTATAAGCGAATTTGGAGGCGAGGCTTTGCAAGGTTTGCACGGCGACAAGAAAGAACGTTGGAACGAGGAATATCAAGAAGAGTTGTATATTCAGAATACGCAAATGTTCAATCGAATTGAAGGTTTGGCCGGAGTTTCACCTTGGATTTTAGTTGATTTTAGATCACCAAGAAGACAATTGCCAGATATTCAAGATTTCTTTAACAGAAAAGGTTTGATTTCAAGCGGCGGAATTAAAAAGAAAGCTTTTTATGTCATGAAAGATTGGTATGCGCAAAAAGAAAAAGAATATAAGGACAATTAA